The window GACGATTTTAAAATACTGGCAAATGACTCAAAAACCTTTGCTAACACGGTAATCGCCTCCACCGATGCAGAGAAAGCTCGGCTGCTCGATATTATGATGGCGCAGGACTTCCAGGATTTAACGGGACAGTTAATTAAAAAAGTGCTGATTATTACCCAAGCAGTAGAACGGGAATTAGCACAAATTTTGATCGATAATGCACCGGTAGAGTTGAAAGAGAAAGCCATCGAATTGATGGAAGGGCCTTCCGTTCCAAATGCTGCACTAGAACAGGACGACGTAGATAACCTACTTGATAGTCTGGGCTTCTGATGGATGATATGCTCAAAGAATTTGTCGTCGAAGCTTTGGATCTGGCGACAAACGTAGAAGAACACTTGCTTACCCTGGAACGCAACCCGGGTGACATGAATACGCTTAATGCGGTGTTCCGTTCTTTCCACACCATTAAAGGTGGTGCTGGCTTTATGAATTTGACGGCAATGGTGTCTGCTTGTCATCTGACCGAGAATCTGTTCGATGCACTCCGAACAGGCCAAGCACCAGTCACTCCGATTGCGATTGAAGCGGCATTAGAAGCCAGCGGATTTGTTGCTGACCAACTGACGGCGCTATCTAATGGCACGCGTCCGGATCAACTGTCTACCATGCCCAAATCGCTGGAACAGCTGTTGACTGATGCGATCGAGGGTAAAATTACCTCGCGCAAAAAAACAACGCTGGCAAAAGAAGCACCAGCGCCGGCTGCAGCCAAACTCGATACCAGCGTAGCGCCAGCCAGTAGTGACGGCGTTAATTGGGAAGCCTACTTCCGCGCGGTCGTGCCTGAAGGTACCCTCCCCGAGCTAGTTGAAGATGAAAATACACAAGTCATTGAAGAGCACGAGGCGGTTAAAACTTCCTTAGCTTCGCCAACAACCGATGTAAAACAAAACGCGCCAGCTAAAGAAGAAAGTATTCGTATCGACGCAGTCAAGCTAGATGTGCTGCTAGAAGTTGCAGGTGAATCGGTACAAGCAGCAAACCAGGCTGCAGTCTTACTGGAAAAACTCTCTCAATTTAAATTTGATGGTCAGGCAGCGCCACTGATGTCGGCATTGACTGAAACCTTGACGAGAGCATCGCGCTACTCCACTGAGCTACAAAGAGCAACGCTAGCAACACGCATGCAGCCGGTGGGTCGACTATTTCAGAAATTCCCGCGTTTGATTCGTGAGCTTGCCCGCGATTTGGGTAAAGATGTTGATCTGAATATCTCAGGTGCAGAAACAGAAGTAGATCGCGTCGTAGTAGACAGTTTGTATGATCCGCTCGTGCATATGTTGCGTAATGCGCTGGATCATGGGATTGAAACCTCGGAAGAGCGCGCCGCCACTAAAAAATCGGTAAGAGCGACGATCTCGCTCAAAGCATGGCAAGAAGCTAGCAGTGTCATGATTGAAGTCACCGATGATGGCAAAGGGATGGATGCTCAGCGCCTGCGTGAAAAAGCAATTTCTAAAGGTCTGATCAACTCTCATGATGCTCGTACCGATGATGAGGCATTCCAATTAGTGTTTTTACCAGGATTTTCCACCAAAGAAGTCGCTTCCAGCGTATCTGGTCGTGGTGTCGGCATGGACGTGGTGAAAACGGCGGTAGAGCGGCATCGTGGTGCGATTCGTATTTCATCGCAGTTAGGTACTGGAACCACCTTCTTGATCCGCCTGCCAATCGAATTATCGATCGTACCGACGATGCTGGTTCGTACTGACGGCGCATCTTTAGCCTTACCTATGGCGACAGTACAGCGTGTGGTGGAATTGCCAGAAACCTTCGAAAGCGTCGGCGGTCATCCTGTATTGCGTGATTTAGGCAGACCATTGCCGGTACGCTCCCTCGGACAAATTTTGGGCTATGAAAAAAGTTCAGAACGCGTCGGTATCGTGATTGCAGCGCCAAATCCTTATATCTTATCGGTGGACTCGGTCGATGGAACAGCAGATTTGGTCATCAAACCACTCACATGCATTTCTACTCCGGGTATTACTGGAACGGCACGATCTGCCGAGGGAGAATTAGTGTTAGTCACTAGCCTCTCGTTCTTGCTTGATGGCTGCAAAATTACGGAGAGACTCACCGCTTAAGTTTTACAACTCAGTTTTAATTAAGCTTAATAACTAAGCAATGCTGCGTTCTGGCAAATTGGCTCTTGAAATAGCGATCTATTTCAAGAGCTTTTACTTTTTTAAAAAAGAAAATAAATCATTCCGAGTTTAAAACTGCAGTTCATCAGTTTTAGTAACGTCAGCGAACGACTGAGTCATCACAAAATATCCCAAAGTTATATTACGTCTGTCTCGTAATACCACCGATCAAAATCTAAGTAAGATATCAATGCGATATGACTGAGATTGACCAAAAAAAGATAGAAAATCATATACTCCCCTACTAATCACCTAAAATTAAGCGCTTAACCAATTAATACTAGGACAATTAAACTATACTAAGGATCAGTATATAAATTATCAATATGTTGATCGGTCGACTAATTCAATTATTTTGTATAAAAATATTCTAAGTAATATCAAAGTAATTGGCGAAAGTGGCTACGGCAATCCACTCTTCAGCCAACAACATAAACAACTCTGATAGATAAAAAACCGACTTTGCTTGAGTCTGTCAAAATGGAGTTCGTTAATATCCATTTCGCACTGGCTGCGACAATTACGCAATGACCAACACCGTTATCAGCACGCAACATAATTCATCTGACTTGCACGATTTCAGCAGTCTCAACTTAAGTAATCATTTTGCAACACTGCCTGCCGAGTTTTATACAAAACTATCCCCTACCCCCTTAGCTGCACCGTATCTGGTTGGCGCTAGCGCTAAAGTCGCGGCAAGCATAGGCCTGAGCAAAGATAGCTTTGCCGATCCGATATTTACCAGCATTTTTACCGGTAACCAGTTAGCCAGTAATAGCGAGCCACTGTCTGCGGTGTATTCGGGTCATCAATTTGGTGTTTGGGCAGGTCAATTAGGCGATGGACGCGCGATCTTACTGGGCGACGTAGCAGATAACGCACCTGACCAGAAAGAAACGAATCCGTCAGCCCGAATTGAAATCCAGCTCAAAGGCGCTGGCATGACACCTTACTCGCGCATGGGGGATGGTCGTGCCGTGCTTCGCTCATCAATACGCGAATTTTTATGTTCGGAAGCAATGGCAGGACTCGGCATTCCAAGTTCACGCGCACTCTGCGTGACTGGCTCGGATCAATACGTCATGCGTGAAACGCCGGAAACTACCGCCGTCGTTGCCCGGCTCGCCCCGAGTTTTATCCGGTTTGGCTCGTTTGAGCACTGGTACTACAACAACCAGCCAGAACAATTGCAAACCCTGGCCGATTTCGTACTGAATAACTATTACCCTGATTTATTAAAACAGCCCAATCCTTATCAAGCATTGCTCATAGAAGTCACGCAGCGGACTGCACGCTTGATGGCGCAATGGCAAGCCGTCGGCTTTATGCATGGTGTGATGAATACCGACAATATGTCGATTCTAGGACTGACACTGGATTACGGTCCATTTGGTTTTATGGAGGCATTTGATGCCAACCATATCTGTAACCACACCGACACCCAGGGACGCTATTCTTACCGCAACCAGCCACAAATCGGACATTGGAATTGTCATGCACTTGCTCAGGCATTATTGCCATTGATCGGCACAGTAGAAGATGCCCAAGCCGGATTGGCGGTATATCAGCCTACGTACAAAGAAGCCATGGATCGCTTGCTACATAAAAAATTTGGCTTGCCGTTCGTTGAACAACAGGGAGCAGAAAATGGTATTTTATTTGACCAATTTTTTGCTTTGATGCAGGAGAATCAGGCCGACTTTACACAAAGCTTCCGTCATTTAAGTAATCTGACATCAGAAAAATCAGACGCCGACGAGGCACTGCGTGATGGTTTTATAGATCGTCAAGCGCTGGATCAATGGTTAGTGCAATATAGAACCCGGTTGCATGCGGAGAAAAGCGATGATACAGAACGCCAGCAAGCCATGCGTAAGGTTAATCCCAAATATATACTGAGGAACTATCTGGCGCAAATTGCTATCGAAAAAGCCCAAAAGAAGGATTTTTCAGAGGTCGCCAAGCTGTTAGAAATATTAGAAAATCCGTTTGATGAACAACCAAAGCATGATCACTATGCCGATTTGCCGCCAGACTGGGCACGCGAACTAGAAGTGAGCTGCTCTTCCTGATTTGAAAAAACATACCGAAAGGCACAAAAATGTCAAAAATCACCAAAACCGATGCGCAATGGCGCGCTGCTTTAACCCCGATTGAATATCAAGTCACAAGGCATGCCGACACTGAGCGCGCTTTTACCGGCAAATTTTGGGATCACCACGAGGTTGGCACTTATATCTGCGTTTGCTGCGGCACTCCTTTATTTGAGTCCGACACTAAATTTGATTCTGGTTGTGGCTGGCCAAGCTACTTTAAAGCACTCAATCCCGCCAATGTGTTAGAAAAAGTTGACCGTACACATGGCATGACGCGCACCGAGATATTGTGTAATATCTGCGACGCTCACTTAGGGCACGTATTTCCAGATGGCCCGCCGCCAACTGGCTTGCGTTATTGCATTAATTCTGCCTCGTTAAAATTCGAGCCAAAAGCCTAGATTTTTAAATAAAATCTTTTAGTAAAGTACCTATGAAATTTTTGTACGACATTTTTCCTGTCCTTCTGTTTTTCGCCACTTTTAAATTAGGTGAAAAATACCCTGTTAACGCGCAAGAATTGGTCAACCGCTACCTGTCAGAATTCATCTCTGGCGGGGTAATTGCACCCGATCTGGCACCAATATTATTAGCTACCGCCATCACGATTCTTGCTGCGATCGTACAAATTGGCTTCCTACTAATACGGCGTAAAAAAGTCGATGCAATGTTGTGGATTTCATTCATCGTCATTGCCGTATTTGGTAGCGCGACGATTTATTTTCATAGTGAAACGTTCATTAAATGGAAACCAACCGTCATTTATTGGTGCTATGCAGGCGCTTTTTTGATGGGTCAATTTATATTTAAAAAAAATCTATTGCGCACAGCCATGGGAGCCCAAATCAACTTACCAGAACCGGTCTGGGGGAAGCTTAGCCTAGCTTGGATAAGTTACTTTATCGTGATGGGCTTAGGCAATATATATGTAGCATTCTCCTTTCCCACAACGACTTGGGTTAACTTTAAGCTTTATTCCATTGCTGCTTTGCCTGTCTTTGTTATTTTGCAAGGCTTTTACCTGTCAAAATATATGGAAGAGCCGACATGAACGATCGTTTTCAACGCATAGAAAGCTATTTACAAGAAAAATTACAGCCCGTTTCTTGCAATCTGCAAGACGACTCAGCCGCCCATGCAGGTCATGCTGGCGCAGCATCTGGTGGCAGTCATTACAGCGT of the Undibacterium sp. 5I1 genome contains:
- a CDS encoding septation protein A; translated protein: MKFLYDIFPVLLFFATFKLGEKYPVNAQELVNRYLSEFISGGVIAPDLAPILLATAITILAAIVQIGFLLIRRKKVDAMLWISFIVIAVFGSATIYFHSETFIKWKPTVIYWCYAGAFLMGQFIFKKNLLRTAMGAQINLPEPVWGKLSLAWISYFIVMGLGNIYVAFSFPTTTWVNFKLYSIAALPVFVILQGFYLSKYMEEPT
- the msrB gene encoding peptide-methionine (R)-S-oxide reductase MsrB, with product MSKITKTDAQWRAALTPIEYQVTRHADTERAFTGKFWDHHEVGTYICVCCGTPLFESDTKFDSGCGWPSYFKALNPANVLEKVDRTHGMTRTEILCNICDAHLGHVFPDGPPPTGLRYCINSASLKFEPKA
- a CDS encoding chemotaxis protein CheA — its product is MDDMLKEFVVEALDLATNVEEHLLTLERNPGDMNTLNAVFRSFHTIKGGAGFMNLTAMVSACHLTENLFDALRTGQAPVTPIAIEAALEASGFVADQLTALSNGTRPDQLSTMPKSLEQLLTDAIEGKITSRKKTTLAKEAPAPAAAKLDTSVAPASSDGVNWEAYFRAVVPEGTLPELVEDENTQVIEEHEAVKTSLASPTTDVKQNAPAKEESIRIDAVKLDVLLEVAGESVQAANQAAVLLEKLSQFKFDGQAAPLMSALTETLTRASRYSTELQRATLATRMQPVGRLFQKFPRLIRELARDLGKDVDLNISGAETEVDRVVVDSLYDPLVHMLRNALDHGIETSEERAATKKSVRATISLKAWQEASSVMIEVTDDGKGMDAQRLREKAISKGLINSHDARTDDEAFQLVFLPGFSTKEVASSVSGRGVGMDVVKTAVERHRGAIRISSQLGTGTTFLIRLPIELSIVPTMLVRTDGASLALPMATVQRVVELPETFESVGGHPVLRDLGRPLPVRSLGQILGYEKSSERVGIVIAAPNPYILSVDSVDGTADLVIKPLTCISTPGITGTARSAEGELVLVTSLSFLLDGCKITERLTA
- a CDS encoding protein adenylyltransferase SelO, encoding MTNTVISTQHNSSDLHDFSSLNLSNHFATLPAEFYTKLSPTPLAAPYLVGASAKVAASIGLSKDSFADPIFTSIFTGNQLASNSEPLSAVYSGHQFGVWAGQLGDGRAILLGDVADNAPDQKETNPSARIEIQLKGAGMTPYSRMGDGRAVLRSSIREFLCSEAMAGLGIPSSRALCVTGSDQYVMRETPETTAVVARLAPSFIRFGSFEHWYYNNQPEQLQTLADFVLNNYYPDLLKQPNPYQALLIEVTQRTARLMAQWQAVGFMHGVMNTDNMSILGLTLDYGPFGFMEAFDANHICNHTDTQGRYSYRNQPQIGHWNCHALAQALLPLIGTVEDAQAGLAVYQPTYKEAMDRLLHKKFGLPFVEQQGAENGILFDQFFALMQENQADFTQSFRHLSNLTSEKSDADEALRDGFIDRQALDQWLVQYRTRLHAEKSDDTERQQAMRKVNPKYILRNYLAQIAIEKAQKKDFSEVAKLLEILENPFDEQPKHDHYADLPPDWARELEVSCSS